Proteins found in one Nitratiruptor sp. SB155-2 genomic segment:
- a CDS encoding response regulator transcription factor — protein sequence MKPKIVIIEDERDLLELLEYKLSKEFEVEGFLSTKKVREFLDEEDVDLLIVDRNLPTEEGSEFVASLRKEGNDIPVIFLTAKDQEKDVEEGFIRGADDYITKPFNFNELILRIKAVLRRYKPQLQDHIEYKDIVMIPSSNEVFVDGNPIHLTKLEFRLLMEFVANAGRVLSRDHLLENVWGDMKQERSVNVAIKRLKEKIDPNKEKNYIESVRGVGYKLC from the coding sequence ATGAAACCAAAAATTGTAATCATCGAAGATGAGCGAGATTTACTGGAGCTTTTGGAGTATAAGCTTTCCAAAGAGTTTGAGGTGGAGGGCTTTTTGTCCACCAAAAAGGTGCGTGAATTTTTGGATGAGGAGGATGTGGATCTTTTAATAGTGGATCGAAACCTTCCTACGGAGGAGGGAAGCGAGTTTGTCGCGTCGCTTCGCAAAGAGGGGAACGATATTCCTGTGATCTTTTTAACGGCAAAGGATCAGGAAAAAGATGTGGAAGAGGGATTTATCCGAGGAGCGGATGATTACATCACGAAACCTTTCAATTTCAATGAACTGATTTTACGAATCAAGGCGGTTCTCCGCCGTTACAAACCGCAGTTGCAAGACCATATAGAGTATAAAGATATTGTTATGATCCCCTCTTCCAATGAAGTGTTCGTGGATGGCAATCCTATTCATTTGACAAAACTGGAATTTCGTCTTTTGATGGAGTTTGTAGCAAACGCGGGAAGAGTTTTGAGTCGTGATCATCTTTTAGAAAATGTATGGGGCGATATGAAGCAAGAACGCAGCGTCAATGTCGCCATCAAGCGTCTAAAGGAAAAGATCGATCCGAACAAAGAGAAAAACTATATCGAATCGGTGCGGGGCGTTGGATATAAATTATGCTAA
- a CDS encoding heme-binding domain-containing protein, translating into MRSFLMYLGALAVILGLLQFIPTYEKKDYPTDPKLEVKAPKKVMAIFKRSCYDCHSNKTNWPWYADVAPMSWVVRRDVVEGRKALNFSIWNSYSDTKKKELKKQIYRSVVLAMPLPQYLWLHPEAKLSKEDKKIIQDWASDGKGYIDLEVR; encoded by the coding sequence ATGAGAAGTTTTTTGATGTATTTGGGGGCACTGGCCGTTATTTTGGGTCTTTTGCAATTTATTCCGACCTATGAAAAAAAAGATTATCCAACAGATCCGAAGTTGGAGGTAAAAGCACCAAAAAAAGTGATGGCAATCTTTAAAAGAAGCTGCTATGACTGCCATTCCAACAAAACAAACTGGCCTTGGTATGCAGATGTTGCACCGATGAGCTGGGTGGTGAGAAGAGATGTGGTTGAAGGAAGAAAAGCGCTCAATTTCAGTATCTGGAACAGCTACAGTGATACAAAGAAAAAAGAGCTTAAAAAGCAGATTTACAGAAGTGTCGTTCTTGCTATGCCACTGCCACAATATCTTTGGCTCCATCCTGAGGCGAAACTCTCCAAAGAGGATAAAAAAATCATACAGGACTGGGCGAGTGATGGGAAAGGATATATCGATCTAGAGGTTCGATAA
- a CDS encoding SDR family NAD(P)-dependent oxidoreductase — translation MKILITGIGSGLGEALAKLYLEAGKEVYALSRTLPRSLVNFSNLHFISLNLHAHEKIEHALTKLLDGVELDLAILNAGIVGELKDMSEISLHEISAIMDLNVWANKVILDVLKRHTVQQIVAISSGASVSGARGWNAYALSKATLNMLVKLYAAEMPNTHLTALAPGLIDTPMMEHILKYGDKEKFPVVKRLEESSKMSAQEAALLLSDSFKRLLEYPSGSYIDIRNLP, via the coding sequence ATGAAGATCTTGATAACAGGGATTGGCAGTGGACTTGGTGAGGCTTTGGCGAAGCTCTATTTGGAAGCTGGCAAGGAGGTGTACGCTTTAAGTAGAACGCTTCCAAGAAGTTTGGTAAACTTTTCAAATCTTCATTTTATATCTCTTAACCTCCATGCTCACGAAAAGATAGAGCATGCTTTGACAAAGCTTTTGGATGGCGTGGAGCTCGATTTGGCTATTTTAAATGCCGGTATAGTGGGAGAGCTCAAAGATATGAGTGAAATATCTCTACATGAGATTTCAGCAATAATGGATCTCAACGTCTGGGCCAACAAAGTGATCCTGGACGTTTTGAAACGCCATACCGTCCAGCAGATAGTAGCCATCAGCAGTGGAGCAAGTGTAAGTGGGGCAAGGGGATGGAACGCCTATGCGCTGAGTAAAGCTACTCTCAATATGCTTGTCAAACTCTATGCAGCCGAGATGCCAAATACCCATCTGACAGCTTTGGCTCCAGGGCTTATCGACACGCCAATGATGGAGCATATCTTGAAATATGGTGATAAAGAGAAGTTCCCCGTAGTAAAGAGGTTGGAGGAGTCTTCCAAAATGAGTGCCCAAGAAGCTGCCTTGCTTTTAAGTGATAGTTTTAAGAGACTTTTGGAGTATCCAAGCGGTTCATATATCGATATAAGAAATTTACCTTGA
- a CDS encoding ABC transporter substrate-binding protein, with product MNRVQALLVFVIFLFGVGCTHKPSTTLRVGLVNWIGYAPLYVAEAKGWLPNNIKIVDFPSNYDIIEALKLGTLESAALTLDEVLINYRDLNSYKAVWLIDYSNGADAIVAAPEIKSLQDLRHKRVAFEPKSVQEYLLDRALQKGNLTRGDIIPKPLKYDEALTAWKQKRVDAAATFEPIKTELINNGMHTVFDSSQIPYEIIDLLVVHNSLIKTFTLKKLIQAYQKGVTFIQADPDSSMQIVANYLHITPREARDALMGVQLPGCSTNKHVYRSKALQKHIFKVASIVQEEGYVQYTPKIQNLFSFALIDSCEESR from the coding sequence ATGAATAGAGTACAAGCTCTTCTTGTGTTCGTCATTTTTTTGTTTGGAGTGGGATGTACGCACAAACCCTCAACAACACTCCGCGTAGGACTCGTAAACTGGATAGGGTACGCACCACTGTATGTGGCAGAAGCGAAAGGATGGCTTCCAAACAACATTAAAATAGTCGACTTTCCTTCCAACTACGACATCATCGAGGCATTGAAGCTTGGTACTTTGGAAAGCGCCGCTTTGACTCTCGATGAAGTGCTTATAAACTATAGAGACCTGAACAGCTACAAAGCCGTCTGGCTCATCGACTACTCTAATGGAGCCGATGCCATCGTGGCAGCTCCAGAGATTAAGAGTTTGCAAGATCTACGCCATAAAAGAGTAGCCTTTGAGCCAAAAAGTGTACAAGAGTACCTTTTAGACAGAGCATTGCAAAAAGGCAACCTTACAAGAGGCGACATTATCCCGAAGCCACTGAAATATGATGAGGCTCTTACAGCGTGGAAGCAAAAAAGAGTCGATGCAGCAGCAACTTTTGAGCCTATTAAAACAGAGCTTATAAACAATGGCATGCATACGGTTTTCGACAGCAGCCAAATTCCTTATGAAATTATCGATCTTCTTGTAGTGCATAACAGTTTGATCAAAACTTTCACATTGAAAAAGCTGATCCAGGCATACCAAAAAGGAGTCACATTTATACAAGCAGACCCCGACTCAAGTATGCAAATAGTCGCAAACTATTTGCATATTACACCTCGCGAAGCAAGAGACGCTTTGATGGGCGTTCAACTACCGGGGTGTAGTACAAATAAGCACGTCTATAGAAGCAAGGCATTGCAAAAACATATTTTTAAAGTCGCTTCTATTGTACAAGAAGAAGGATATGTACAATATACTCCAAAAATCCAGAATCTCTTCTCTTTTGCTCTTATAGATTCATGCGAGGAGAGCAGATGA
- a CDS encoding putative bifunctional diguanylate cyclase/phosphodiesterase: MKKWLESIFIHPLLSLLLLAGSFWSIYFVTIDKIKTVTLEQELEHAKEDIFLLKSLLEEYSLQKKPRLIQRELVRFATKKHVQQIFLLCPNKVVRYANRRKWIGKRFEEAIDTQRAKHLLNEIDKKRYNVHIEDGRFIEAVIPLHYLYNPNKRRIEKGVMIIVYDLLPLIEQRTYAIQKLFFTLFAIMALLLALLFFFLYRFFLLKYQELGKLLLPTENTKCLFFTPINRLIEAQKQAIERATVMKNVIQNSDDAVLITDHAKNIVDCNRAFEKMSGYTKEEIIGKKPEEFLKSGLQDSSFYQKMWKNILKKGEWSGEIVDKRKDGSLFYALQSIFAIKDPLTNKITHYAAITKDITELAKKQETIQKLAFYDPLTKLANRVSFLQTLDEFIALGKRESFPFALLFIDLDNFKEINDTLGHDTGDKLLQAFVKRLKSLLREEDIAARLGGDEFVVLAPGISSPSKALELACRLQNAFQQPLMVDDRPITVQMSIGIALFPQDAKNANELLKAADIAMYKAKEKKNRCVLFQENMQQEALEKVTLKQELKKAIEKNELMLYLQPKISVRTKKVEGFEALIRWNHPTRGFIPPSKFIPLAEESALIIPLTEWIFQEVDRLLDQLQQNGIESPIAINISARHFATDKLIEQITTNIKKEYIQKGLIELEVTESAVMEDINKAMHYLQKLHSFGIKVALDDFGTGHSSLQYLKKLPIDTIKIDKTFIDHIINDNKDQAIVESTIEMADKLGMDTVAEGVETKEQAQFLEKIGIDYIQGYYYAKPMPFEEMLEFLQKF; the protein is encoded by the coding sequence ATGAAAAAATGGCTGGAATCAATCTTTATCCATCCTCTTTTGTCTCTCCTGCTCTTGGCTGGTTCCTTCTGGTCAATCTACTTTGTAACGATCGATAAAATCAAAACAGTCACCCTCGAGCAAGAGCTGGAACACGCTAAGGAGGATATCTTTTTGCTGAAAAGTCTTCTCGAAGAGTACTCCTTGCAAAAAAAACCGCGTCTCATTCAAAGAGAACTGGTTCGATTTGCTACCAAAAAACATGTTCAGCAGATCTTCCTTCTATGTCCCAACAAAGTTGTACGCTATGCGAACAGGCGCAAATGGATCGGAAAAAGATTTGAAGAAGCCATCGACACACAAAGAGCAAAACATCTTTTAAACGAGATTGACAAAAAGAGATACAATGTCCATATAGAGGATGGTAGGTTCATCGAAGCGGTGATTCCGCTGCATTATCTATACAATCCAAACAAACGAAGAATCGAAAAAGGGGTTATGATTATCGTATACGATCTGCTACCGTTGATCGAGCAGCGGACCTATGCCATTCAAAAACTCTTTTTTACTCTTTTTGCCATTATGGCACTTTTACTCGCACTTCTTTTCTTTTTCCTGTATCGATTTTTTCTTTTAAAATATCAAGAGCTTGGAAAACTTCTCTTGCCAACCGAAAATACAAAATGCCTCTTTTTTACTCCTATAAACAGGTTGATCGAAGCGCAAAAACAGGCGATCGAACGAGCGACAGTGATGAAAAATGTTATTCAAAATAGTGACGATGCTGTGCTCATAACCGATCATGCAAAAAATATTGTAGATTGCAATCGGGCTTTTGAAAAGATGAGCGGATATACAAAAGAGGAAATCATAGGCAAAAAGCCGGAAGAGTTTTTGAAATCGGGCTTACAAGATAGCTCTTTTTACCAAAAGATGTGGAAAAATATTTTGAAAAAAGGGGAGTGGTCTGGCGAGATAGTAGACAAAAGAAAGGATGGCTCTCTTTTTTATGCTCTGCAAAGTATCTTTGCCATTAAAGATCCTTTAACGAACAAAATCACCCACTACGCCGCGATTACAAAAGATATCACTGAACTGGCCAAAAAACAAGAGACGATCCAAAAACTGGCGTTTTACGACCCACTGACAAAACTTGCCAATCGAGTCAGTTTTCTTCAAACTCTCGATGAATTCATCGCTCTTGGAAAAAGAGAATCCTTTCCTTTTGCACTTCTTTTTATCGATCTGGACAATTTCAAAGAGATCAACGATACCCTTGGGCACGATACAGGAGATAAACTCTTGCAAGCCTTTGTAAAAAGACTCAAGTCGCTTTTGCGAGAAGAGGATATCGCTGCACGTCTTGGAGGCGACGAATTCGTGGTTCTTGCACCAGGTATCTCTTCACCATCAAAAGCACTGGAACTGGCTTGCCGCTTGCAAAACGCTTTTCAACAGCCTCTTATGGTGGATGATCGTCCTATCACTGTACAGATGAGTATCGGTATCGCTCTTTTCCCTCAAGATGCCAAAAATGCAAATGAACTATTAAAAGCTGCCGATATCGCTATGTACAAAGCGAAAGAGAAAAAGAACCGTTGCGTCCTCTTTCAAGAAAATATGCAACAAGAGGCTTTGGAAAAAGTGACGCTTAAGCAAGAACTCAAAAAGGCGATAGAAAAGAATGAACTGATGCTCTATCTGCAGCCAAAAATATCTGTACGAACAAAGAAAGTAGAAGGGTTCGAAGCGCTAATTCGATGGAACCATCCAACAAGAGGATTCATTCCCCCTTCTAAATTTATCCCACTGGCCGAAGAGAGCGCATTGATCATTCCTTTGACCGAATGGATTTTTCAAGAGGTCGATAGACTCTTGGATCAACTCCAGCAAAATGGCATCGAAAGCCCAATTGCTATCAATATCTCAGCACGACACTTTGCTACCGATAAACTTATTGAGCAAATCACTACAAACATTAAAAAAGAGTACATTCAAAAAGGGCTCATTGAGCTTGAAGTAACTGAAAGCGCAGTCATGGAGGATATCAACAAAGCAATGCATTACCTCCAAAAACTCCACTCCTTTGGTATCAAAGTTGCACTTGATGATTTTGGAACAGGACACTCTTCGCTCCAATATCTCAAAAAACTTCCAATCGATACTATCAAAATCGATAAAACTTTTATTGATCACATTATAAACGACAATAAAGATCAAGCAATAGTAGAAAGCACTATTGAAATGGCAGACAAACTTGGAATGGATACCGTTGCCGAAGGAGTGGAGACAAAAGAGCAAGCCCAGTTTTTAGAGAAGATTGGAATCGATTATATCCAAGGCTACTACTATGCCAAACCGATGCCTTTTGAAGAGATGCTTGAATTTTTACAAAAATTTTAA